From Helicobacter macacae MIT 99-5501, a single genomic window includes:
- a CDS encoding ammonia-forming cytochrome c nitrite reductase subunit c552, producing MNNNKKLWGILAIGLIVGFVVAYISADIGEKKGEQIALASANMAGISDDDPRFTTWGKAFPEHLDSYLKGANYEPVPTKFGGNLSYNKLDRFPQLVRMWAGYPFSVDFNEERHHFYIQSDQMKTARNNKDLLNSAGLKAFGGQPTACMNCHSGWTKWLIDNVAGGDFVKFNSAKYWTMIKNVPTMDNQAPDSKEHTGLHGGTRMGLTCADCHSPNDMSLRLTRPALIEALVDRGYEKDSKQGIKASRQEMRTLVCAQCHVEYYFKSTGSKVATMGESIASNPNAKWLDGSQKTYEQIDYWRDGNKPTEVTVDGLTLAFPWSEWKKGEPFRIEMLDDYYDKVREKFPQDWVHKETKAPMIKIQHPETEFASGGIHAQNGVSCADCHMPYTRGGAKKITSHEFTSPLRDVNAACKSCHAQPEEYLKAQVYSIQTSIASMQRSAEYAIVSLIEDIKNVRAAMGNLAKYQTDGKADDKKISAALKEVLELHRKSQMRADFVNAENSTGFHNPTEAARIMGQSIAMAKEGQGLLVVLAQKDGITITPSNLGFKEIQKYAPGLLRYPADMDGHKKGDIYYDEHDEKDVNRAPAKDLLELDENLAPYNYKKIIKPLTSAK from the coding sequence ATGAACAACAACAAAAAATTGTGGGGAATCCTAGCAATAGGTTTGATAGTAGGCTTTGTAGTGGCTTATATCAGCGCAGACATAGGAGAGAAAAAAGGCGAGCAAATCGCGCTAGCTAGCGCAAATATGGCAGGAATCAGCGATGATGACCCTAGATTTACCACTTGGGGCAAGGCTTTCCCAGAGCATTTGGACTCTTATCTAAAGGGCGCGAACTATGAGCCTGTGCCAACGAAATTCGGCGGAAATCTATCATACAACAAACTTGATAGATTCCCTCAACTTGTGAGAATGTGGGCAGGGTATCCATTTTCGGTGGATTTTAATGAAGAGCGACATCATTTCTATATCCAATCTGACCAAATGAAAACCGCTAGAAACAACAAAGACTTGCTAAATTCTGCGGGGCTAAAGGCGTTTGGCGGGCAACCAACTGCGTGTATGAACTGCCACAGCGGATGGACAAAATGGCTTATTGATAATGTGGCGGGCGGGGATTTTGTGAAGTTTAATAGCGCGAAGTATTGGACAATGATAAAAAATGTCCCAACAATGGATAATCAAGCACCCGATAGCAAAGAGCACACAGGGCTTCACGGAGGCACACGAATGGGGCTTACTTGTGCGGACTGCCACTCTCCAAACGATATGAGTTTGCGACTTACTCGCCCAGCCCTCATAGAAGCACTTGTGGATAGAGGCTACGAAAAAGACTCAAAACAAGGCATAAAAGCATCTCGCCAAGAAATGAGAACCCTTGTATGTGCGCAATGCCATGTAGAATACTACTTCAAATCCACAGGCTCAAAAGTCGCCACTATGGGTGAATCTATCGCTAGCAATCCAAATGCAAAATGGCTTGATGGCTCACAAAAGACTTATGAGCAGATTGATTATTGGCGTGATGGCAACAAGCCAACAGAAGTAACCGTAGATGGACTTACACTTGCATTCCCTTGGAGCGAGTGGAAAAAAGGCGAGCCATTTAGAATCGAAATGCTTGATGACTACTATGACAAAGTGCGCGAGAAATTCCCGCAGGATTGGGTGCATAAAGAAACAAAAGCTCCTATGATAAAAATCCAACACCCAGAGACAGAATTTGCAAGTGGTGGTATCCACGCTCAAAATGGCGTATCTTGTGCGGACTGCCATATGCCTTATACACGAGGTGGAGCAAAAAAAATCACAAGCCACGAATTTACCTCTCCGCTTAGAGATGTCAATGCTGCGTGCAAATCCTGCCACGCACAGCCTGAAGAGTATCTAAAAGCCCAAGTATATAGCATACAAACTTCTATCGCTTCTATGCAGAGAAGTGCAGAATACGCCATAGTAAGCCTTATCGAGGATATAAAAAATGTCCGCGCCGCTATGGGCAATCTAGCAAAATACCAAACTGATGGCAAAGCTGATGACAAAAAAATCTCTGCCGCGCTAAAAGAAGTGCTTGAATTGCATAGAAAATCTCAAATGAGAGCAGACTTTGTCAATGCGGAAAACTCCACAGGATTCCACAATCCTACTGAAGCAGCTCGCATAATGGGGCAATCTATCGCTATGGCAAAAGAGGGACAAGGACTACTTGTAGTGCTAGCTCAAAAAGATGGCATAACTATCACTCCTTCCAATCTAGGATTTAAAGAAATCCAAAAATACGCACCGGGACTATTGCGCTACCCAGCTGATATGGACGGACACAAAAAAGGCGACATCTACTATGATGAGCACGATGAAAAAGATGTAAACCGCGCACCTGCTAAGGATTTGCTAGAGCTTGATGAAAATCTAGCTCCCTACAACTACAAAAAAATCATCAAGCCTCTCACAAGCGCGAAATAA